A genomic region of Palaemon carinicauda isolate YSFRI2023 chromosome 11, ASM3689809v2, whole genome shotgun sequence contains the following coding sequences:
- the LOC137649289 gene encoding uncharacterized protein, which translates to MLLSPNYLHSNCSNGIAVIYNLWSVKRHSQYFTVKVYCHSSEDINFTDRFCSEGIVAIVNISSEVATVIVNISREVATVIVNISREVTTVIVNISSEVTTVIVNISREVATVIVNISREVTTVIVNISREVATVIVNISREVTTVIVNISRKVTTVIVNISSEVATVIVNISREVATVIVNISREVTTVIVNISSEVTTVIVNISREVATVIINISREVATVMVNISREVTTVIVNISREVATVIVNICREVTTVIVNISRKVTTVIVNISSEVATVIVNISREVATGIVNISSEVATVIVNISREVTTVIVNISREVATVIVNISREVTTVIVNISREVATAIVNISREVTTVIVNISREVATAIVNISREVTTVIVNISREVATVIVNISKEVATVIVNISREVATVIVNISRKVTTVIVNISSEGIAVIVILSTELTTVVVNISKRVATVIVNVSKEVASVIVNIRRKVGTINVNISSESIVVIVNINREVASVPYNILSEGNAIPPSICSEDIRVKHSFCSIDIRHEQYLQ; encoded by the coding sequence CAGTAATTGCAGTAATGGTATTGCAGTCATCTACAATCTTTGGAGCGTTAAACGCCATTCACAGTATTTTACAGTAAAGGTATACTGTCActccagtgaagatattaatttCACTGATAGATTTTGCAGTGAAGGCATTGTTGCCATCGTCAATATAAGCAGTGAAGTAGCAACTGTCATCGTCAATATAAGCAGGGAAGTAGCAACTGTCATCGTCAATATAAGCAGGGAAGTAACAACTGTCATCGTCAATATAAGCAGTGAAGTAACAACTGTCATCGTCAATATAAGCAGGGAAGTAGCAACTGTCATCGTCAATATAAGCAGGGAAGTAACAACTGTCATCGTCAATATAAGCAGGGAAGTAGCAACTGTCATCGTCAATATAAGCAGGGAGGTAACAACTGTCATCGTCAATATTAGCAGGAAAGTAACAACTGTCATCGTCAATATAAGCAGTGAAGTAGCAACTGTCATCGTCAATATAAGCAGGGAAGTAGCAACTGTCATCGTCAATATAAGCAGGGAAGTAACAACTGTCATCGTCAATATAAGCAGTGAAGTAACAACTGTCATCGTCAATATAAGCAGGGAAGTAGCAACTGTCATCATCAATATAAGCAGGGAAGTAGCAACTGTCATGGTCAATATAAGCAGGGAAGTAACAACTGTCATCGTCAATATAAGCAGGGAAGTAGCAACTGTCATCGTCAATATATGCAGGGAGGTAACAACTGTCATCGTCAATATAAGCAGGAAAGTAACAACTGTCATCGTCAATATAAGCAGTGAAGTAGCAACTGTCATCGTCAATATAAGTAGGGAAGTAGCAACTGGCATCGTCAATATAAGCAGCGAAGTAGCAACTGTCATCGTCAATATAAGCAGGGAAGTAACAACTGTCATCGTCAATATAAGCAGGGAGGTAGCAACTGTCATCGTCAATATAAGCAGGGAAGTAACAACTGTCATCGTCAATATAAGCAGGGAAGTAGCAACTGCCATCGTCAATATAAGCAGGGAAGTAACAACTGTCATCGTCAATATAAGCAGGGAGGTAGCAACTGCCATCGTCAATATAAGCAGGGAAGTAACAACTGTCATCGTCAATATAAGCAGGGAAGTAGCAACTGTCATCGTCAATATAAGCAAGGAAGTAGCAACTGTCATCGTCAATATAAGCAGGGAAGTAGCAACTGTCATCGTCAATATAAGCAGGAAAGTAACAACTGTCATCGTCAATATAAGCAGTGAAGGTATTGCTGTCATCGTCATCTTAAGCACAGAACTAACAACTGTCGTCGTAAATATAAGCAAGAGAGTAGCAACTGTCATCGTCAATGTAAGCAAGGAAGTAGCAAGCGTCATCGTCAATATAAGAAGGAAAGTTGGAACTATCAACGTCAATATAAGCAGTGAAAGTATTGTTGTCATCGTCAATATAAACAGAGAAGTAGCATCTGTCCCCTACAATATACTCAGTGAAGGGAATGCTATACCCCCTAGTATTTGCAGTGAAGATATTAGGGTAAAGCATAGTTTTTGCAGTATAGATATTAGACATGAACAGTATTTGCAGTGA